GTCGTCGTGGGCGGGGATGACGACGGAGAGCCCGACGGCGCCCAGCCAGGCCGGGGCGGCTTCGGTGCCGCTCGCGCCGGTCCCGGCTGCCGCGTCGGCGCCGGCGGTCGCGCCGGTCGCTGCGGGGCCTGTCATGCGCCGACCGCCTTCAGGCCCGCGGCCCAGTCCAGCCCGTGCTGGTTGTACGCGTACACGAGGCCGCGTACCTCGTCGGCGTCGGCGCGGGTCACCGCGTCGACCAGTTCGTTGTGGCCGGACCACAGTCCGGTGTGGAGATCCGGCGCCGCCTTCAGGTGCGGTACGGCGAAGACCCAGCACTGCACCCGGATCCGGTGCAGGAAATCCGAGATGTACGTGTTGCCGACCAGCCCGCTCAGCTCCCTCCAGAAGCGCAGGTCGTAGCCGATCAGCACTTCGAGCGAGCCGCTCTGCGCGGCCCGGCACGCCTCCTCGGCACGACGGCGCACCGACACCAGCATTTCGCCGGAGCCGGGCGCGGTGCCGCGCTCGACGAGCCGCCGGAAGATCCCGTCCACGATGAGCGTACGGGCCTCGATCATCCCCCGGTAGTCGTCCACGGTGTAGACGCGCACCCGAAAGCCCCGGTGCTGGACCGATTCCAGCAGCCCCTGGGCCGCGAGGTCGACCAGTGCCTCGCGCACGGGGGTCGCGGAGACCTCGTACTGCTCGGCGATCTGCTTGACCGTGAACTCGGTGCCCGGTGGCAGGCGTCCCGCGAGCACCTCGTCACGCAGCGCGTCCGCGATCTGCTGGCGAAGTGTGTTGCGGGTGACAGCGCCGCTGCCTGACATAAGGGTCCGTCTCCTTAAGTGAACTTCGGACACCTTAGGCCAGGCAGCGCGGCTGAAACCGATCGAACGCGGACGGTTTCCGGCGTCAGGCCGACGTGGTGTGCCGGTCCGCGACCGTCAGCGCCTCGTCCAGCAGGGCCAGGCCCTCCTTGGCCTCCGCCTCCGTGATGGTGCACGGCGGGACGACGTGCGTGCGGTTCATGTTCACGAAGGGCCACAGGCCGGAGGCCTTGCAGGCCGCCGCGAACTCGGCCATCGGCGCGTTGTCGCCGCCGGCCGCGTTGTAGGGGACGAGCGGCTCGCGCGTCTCCTTGTCCCGTACGAGCTCCAGGGCCCAGAAGGCGCCCAGGCCGCGGACCTCGCCGACCGAAGGGTGCCGCTCGGCGATCTCGGCGAGCGCCGGGCCGATCACGTTCGCGCCGAGGTGGGCGGCGTGCTCGACGACGCCCTCCTCCTCCATGGCGTTGATCGTCGCCACGGCGGCCGCGCAGGCCAGGGGGTGGCCGGAATACGTCAGGCCGCCGGGGTAGGGGCGCGTGGCGAACGTCTCGGCGATGGCGCCGGAGATGGCGACGCCGCCGAGCGGCACGTACCCGCTGTTCACGCCCTTGGCGAAGGTGATCAGGTCGGGGGTGACGTCCCAGTGCTGGGCCGCGAACCACTTGCCGGTGCGGCCGAAGCCGGACATGACCTCGTCGAGGATGAAGACGATGCCGTGGCGGTCGCAGAGCTCGCGCACGCCCGCGAGGTAGCCGGCCGGCGGGGTCATGATCCCGGCGGTGCCGGGCACGCTCTCCAGGATGATCGCGGCGATGGTCGCCGGCCCCTCGAACGCGATGGTGTCGGCGAGGTGGGCGAGGGCGCGCTCGCACTCCTCGGCCTCGGTGGTGGCGTGGAACGGCGAGCGGTAGAGGAACGGGCCCCAGAAGTGCACGACGCCGGCGGCAGCCGTGTCGGAGGGCCAGCGGCGCGGGTCGCCGGTCAGGTTGATCGCGGCGGCGGTGGCCCCGTGGTACGAGCGGTACGTCGAGAGCACCTTCTGGCGGCCGGTGTGCAGCCGGGCCATCCGTACGGCGTTCTCGACGGCCTCGGCGCCGCCGTTGGTGAAGAAGAT
The Streptomyces sp. NBC_01296 DNA segment above includes these coding regions:
- a CDS encoding aspartate aminotransferase family protein, whose protein sequence is MTPHVTSAAPGASRADGAAVKAADRAHVFHSWSAQALIDPLAVAGAEGSYFWDYDGNRFLDFSSQLVNTNIGHQHPKVVAAIQEQAARLCTLAPGFAVDVRSEAARLIAERTPGDLDKIFFTNGGAEAVENAVRMARLHTGRQKVLSTYRSYHGATAAAINLTGDPRRWPSDTAAAGVVHFWGPFLYRSPFHATTEAEECERALAHLADTIAFEGPATIAAIILESVPGTAGIMTPPAGYLAGVRELCDRHGIVFILDEVMSGFGRTGKWFAAQHWDVTPDLITFAKGVNSGYVPLGGVAISGAIAETFATRPYPGGLTYSGHPLACAAAVATINAMEEEGVVEHAAHLGANVIGPALAEIAERHPSVGEVRGLGAFWALELVRDKETREPLVPYNAAGGDNAPMAEFAAACKASGLWPFVNMNRTHVVPPCTITEAEAKEGLALLDEALTVADRHTTSA
- a CDS encoding GntR family transcriptional regulator yields the protein MSGSGAVTRNTLRQQIADALRDEVLAGRLPPGTEFTVKQIAEQYEVSATPVREALVDLAAQGLLESVQHRGFRVRVYTVDDYRGMIEARTLIVDGIFRRLVERGTAPGSGEMLVSVRRRAEEACRAAQSGSLEVLIGYDLRFWRELSGLVGNTYISDFLHRIRVQCWVFAVPHLKAAPDLHTGLWSGHNELVDAVTRADADEVRGLVYAYNQHGLDWAAGLKAVGA